One window from the genome of Candidatus Aminicenantes bacterium encodes:
- the argS gene encoding arginine--tRNA ligase, with the protein MKELTREYAARMREYLQSEFPINAGDIQFSIPPNRRYGDLSTTLPFLLAKRMKQKPIEIGKRLVSLLSAKFLPMAEVSLAGGGFLNFTLDRHCFLRYLIDSVDCRPAARNQRIVVEHTSINPNKAAHIGHLRNACLGDTLARSLEYLGYPLEVQNYIDDTGIQVADVVWGLLHMIKMSLEEIRRIKDPAAMLWDVYARVNRHLAADPESEKARNRVHQAIEERRDPEYGVADWISSRVLEDHIRVMASIGIRYNLLVRERDIMELDFFTRAARILTEQGILYESEDPEKQGCRVIRYRHEDLEKVVIRSNGTATYIAKDLAYTFWKVGRFKEDFPFREFSRYADGQVILTTDFRGGSEKRDFGPAHRVFNVIDVRQSYLQNIIAQVLEDLEPAPSGERPFVHFSYEMVALTPRCVRELDLPLSPEDEKKPWVEVSGRKGIAVKAADLIQQLTARSRVEVDKRNPDLSESARDAIAVQIAVGALRYFMIKFNARAVIAFDFKDALAFEGDTGPYLQYTLVRLNSILRKLDEGEQAVMDVDIDPACLDSREAADFFEILLQLSDGDNRIETALENQDLSGIANHAFTLCQAFNRYYHGYPVINEPDRSLRFLRIQLLLLVRERLGRLLAIMGIPVPERM; encoded by the coding sequence ATGAAGGAATTGACAAGAGAATACGCCGCGCGCATGCGCGAGTATCTGCAATCCGAGTTCCCCATCAATGCAGGGGATATCCAGTTCTCGATTCCGCCCAACCGCCGCTATGGTGATCTCTCCACCACCCTGCCGTTCCTGTTGGCCAAGCGCATGAAACAGAAGCCAATAGAGATCGGGAAACGCCTGGTATCCTTGCTGTCCGCAAAGTTTCTGCCCATGGCGGAAGTGTCCCTGGCGGGCGGGGGCTTTCTGAATTTCACCCTGGATCGCCACTGTTTTCTGCGTTACCTAATCGATTCAGTAGACTGTCGACCCGCCGCCCGTAACCAACGCATCGTGGTGGAACATACCAGCATCAATCCCAATAAGGCCGCCCATATCGGTCACCTGCGCAACGCCTGCCTGGGAGATACCCTGGCCCGCAGCCTGGAGTACCTGGGCTACCCCCTGGAGGTGCAGAACTACATTGACGATACGGGCATCCAGGTGGCCGACGTGGTGTGGGGGTTGCTCCACATGATAAAGATGTCTCTGGAAGAGATCCGCCGCATCAAGGATCCCGCCGCCATGTTGTGGGATGTATACGCCCGGGTCAATCGTCACCTGGCCGCTGACCCCGAGAGCGAGAAGGCGCGCAACCGTGTTCACCAAGCCATTGAGGAGCGTCGAGATCCCGAATACGGCGTTGCCGATTGGATTTCTTCGCGGGTGTTGGAAGACCATATCCGCGTGATGGCGTCGATCGGAATTCGTTACAACCTGCTGGTGCGGGAACGGGATATCATGGAACTCGATTTCTTTACCCGGGCGGCCCGGATCCTGACCGAGCAAGGGATCTTGTACGAATCCGAGGATCCAGAGAAGCAAGGTTGCCGGGTGATCCGTTATCGTCATGAGGACTTGGAAAAAGTGGTGATTCGTTCCAATGGAACGGCCACTTACATCGCCAAGGACCTGGCGTATACATTCTGGAAAGTGGGTCGTTTCAAAGAGGATTTTCCCTTTCGCGAATTTTCCCGGTATGCGGACGGTCAAGTCATTCTGACCACGGATTTTCGCGGCGGCAGCGAGAAACGTGATTTCGGCCCCGCCCACAGGGTGTTCAATGTAATCGATGTACGCCAATCCTATCTGCAGAACATCATCGCCCAGGTCCTCGAAGACCTGGAGCCTGCGCCTTCCGGCGAACGCCCCTTTGTGCATTTTTCCTACGAGATGGTGGCGTTGACTCCCCGCTGTGTGCGGGAACTGGATCTTCCGTTGTCGCCGGAAGATGAAAAAAAACCCTGGGTGGAGGTGTCGGGGCGCAAGGGAATCGCCGTCAAGGCCGCGGATCTGATCCAGCAACTGACCGCCCGCTCCAGGGTGGAAGTCGATAAGCGCAATCCGGATTTGAGTGAGTCCGCGCGCGATGCCATCGCGGTGCAGATCGCCGTGGGCGCATTGCGGTATTTTATGATCAAGTTCAACGCCCGCGCCGTGATCGCGTTTGATTTCAAGGATGCTTTGGCATTCGAGGGAGATACAGGTCCCTACCTGCAGTACACCCTGGTGCGATTGAATTCCATTCTGCGAAAACTGGACGAAGGGGAGCAGGCGGTTATGGACGTTGACATCGATCCGGCTTGCCTGGATTCGCGGGAGGCCGCGGATTTCTTTGAAATATTACTGCAACTATCCGATGGCGACAACCGCATCGAAACCGCCCTGGAAAATCAGGATCTGTCCGGTATCGCCAACCACGCTTTTACCCTTTGTCAAGCCTTTAATCGCTACTACCACGGGTATCCGGTTATCAACGAACCTGATCGGTCGTTGCGTTTCCTCAGGATCCAATTGCTTTTGCTGGTGCGTGAGCGGTTGGGGCGCTTGCTGGCCATCATGGGGATTCCGGTGCCGGAACGCATGTGA
- a CDS encoding D-tyrosyl-tRNA(Tyr) deacylase, translated as MRVVIQRVQRARVTVSGRETGRIGPGLLVYVGIERGDSEAEVDYMAAKIRHLRVFANESGRMDLSIMDTGGEILSVSQFTLASRIRKGRRPDFTHAADPEAAEEFYRRFNRQLASAGISVATGEFGAFMQVDSTNDGPVTFVVERSGAACFAEGSRA; from the coding sequence ATGCGCGTGGTGATTCAGCGCGTGCAACGGGCCCGTGTGACTGTTTCGGGCCGGGAAACCGGTCGCATTGGACCCGGGCTGCTGGTTTACGTGGGTATTGAACGGGGCGACAGTGAAGCGGAAGTGGATTACATGGCCGCAAAGATCCGCCACCTGCGGGTGTTTGCCAACGAGTCGGGACGCATGGATCTGAGCATCATGGATACGGGCGGTGAAATCCTGTCGGTATCCCAGTTCACCCTGGCATCCCGGATCCGCAAAGGCCGCAGGCCCGATTTTACCCATGCGGCCGATCCCGAGGCGGCGGAAGAGTTTTACCGGCGGTTCAACCGGCAGTTGGCCTCGGCTGGAATTTCCGTAGCAACAGGCGAATTCGGAGCGTTCATGCAGGTTGATTCCACTAACGACGGACCCGTGACCTTTGTGGTGGAGCGTTCCGGCGCGGCCTGTTTTGCGGAGGGTAGTAGGGCGTGA